Proteins co-encoded in one Lineus longissimus chromosome 11, tnLinLong1.2, whole genome shotgun sequence genomic window:
- the LOC135495484 gene encoding solute carrier family 52, riboflavin transporter, member 3-B-like codes for MALKTKFCQDTDVSPLVYLLVGLFGIGSWIAVNGLWVELPLLVQRLPEAWDLPSYLVIIIQLANIGPITYTLATTLSKGKLKEKPVVCLMVIVGATSCLLLAFFWESTSFIGGAEHSTALFVLAFCLAMVDCTSSVVFLPFMSIFKPSYITALYIGEGFSGLVPSLIALAQGVGGNPECKNKTSYVNVTVGNLSSEAEFVYVSKLVPVTKPPLFGIEVFFYFLFAMMLVCGVAFVLLNYLPKCREEQTKPNVVEAPVSQDAEGESLSSSNNSNEMEKIQNSTTYVSYQNTTSVEQSTAFGQDVSSRQVLLKRDLVEPLGLRNFVILQLINAWINALGNGVLPSIQSYSCLPYGNTAYHLAVSLANISNPIACFFAFLYPVKSKTLCGVLTVIASGFATFIIYLAAMSPNPPLVGEVAGEIIVVLVWIVFTSINSFIKVTIASIFRDEGRKALIWCGGITQAGSAVGALTTFFLVNKLHLFKSIPPCTS; via the exons ATGGCGCTAAAgacaaagttctgtcaggaCACCGACGTCTCACCCCTTGTCTATCTCTTAGTCGGACTCTTTGGAATTGGATCGTGGATAGCCGTCAATGGATTATGGGTAGAATTACCGCTACTCGTCCAGCGTCTGCCGGAAGCTTGGGACCTGCCCTCGTATCTTGTCATAATCATCCAGCTAGCCAACATTGGACCAATCACGTACACTTTGGCGACAACGTTATCGAAAGGGAAGTTGAAAGAGAAGCCTGTCGTGTGTCTAATGGTTATCGTTGGAGCTACATCGTGTTTGTTGTTAGCATTTTTCTGGGAATCGACATCATTCATAGGGGGCGCTGAACACAGTACTGCTCTGTTTGTTCTGGCATTTTGCTTGGCCATGGTTGACTGCACCTCGTCAGTGGTTTTCTTACCGTTCATGTCAATTTTTAAGCCAAGTTACATCACAGCATTATACATCGGGGAAGGATTTAGCGGACTTGTTCCAAGTCTCATCGCACTGGCTCAAGGGGTCGGTGGGAATCCAGAATGCAAGAACAAGACGTCATATGTTAATGTAACAGTTGGTAATCTCTCTTCCGAAGCTGAGTTTGTTTATGTGTCCAAACTTGTCCCTGTTACCAAGCCTCCACTGTTCGGCATTGAGGTTTTCTTTTATTTTCTATTCGCCATGATGTTGGTGTGCGGAGttgcttttgtgcttttgaactaTTTGCCAAAATGTCGAGAAGAACAAACCAAGCCTAACGTTGTGGAAGCGCCTGTATCACAAGATGCGGAAGGAGAAAGTCTGTCTAGTAGTAACAACAGTAATGAAATGGAGAAGATACAGAATTCGACTACGTATGTATCCTATCAAAATACAACATCAGTCGAACAGTCAACGGCTTTCGGACAAGATGTATCATCAAGACAAGTGTTATTAAAGAGGGACTTGGTAGAACCATTAGGATTGCGAAACTTTGTAATCTTACAGTTGATAAATGCTTGGATTAACGCTCTAGGAAACGGCGTCCTTCCTTCCATTCAGTCCTACTCGTGTCTTCCGTACGGTAACACTGCCTACCACTTGGCAGTGTCGCTGGCAAACATTTCTAATCCAATCGCCTGCTTCTTTGCATTCCTGTATCCCGTGAAATCTAAGACTCTATGTGGCGTGCTGACTGTGATTGCCTCTGGATTTGCTACCTTCATCATCTACTTGGCTGCCATGAGTCCCAACCCTCCGCTGGTTGGAGAGGTTGCTGGGGAAATCATTGTG GTACTAGTCTGGATTGTCTTCACCAGCATCAACTCGTTCATAAAAGTGACAATTGCTTCCATCTTCCGTGATGAGGGTAGGAAGGCCCTGATATGGTGTGGTGGCATTACGCAGGCTGGATCGGCCGTTGGTGCCCTCACAACCTTCTTCCTTGTCAATAAGCTGCACTTGTTCAAGAGTATACCACCCTGTACTTCGTGA
- the LOC135495994 gene encoding uncharacterized protein LOC135495994 → MVKRFAQGNTANSGNMLRVRWLIRTLALVFFVSCLLITFQTLLSKQVLYIEDNVIFVENSIPLPYPPITKHMDIPKIIHQTWISEEIPKDYAKWIKSWQENHPGWQYWFWTDADCLRLIRERYPKFLELYESYAQNINRADVIRYFILYEFGGVYADLDMESSKPLDGLLKDDAYSQCFLSQEPLEHAHWLWKVNHIACNAVMVCRRRHPFFAKVVEQLKFQKGTSLFMFVKANRGVMYATGPLMITDLYNTYNDSYASVDASNRIHLVPSHYFYPTIDPNVMSTVKSWCEPSSSAQLPKVEQAICERHRRSKFSNEPVVGYYGNHHWVHTYYLGGEQEVSNIKDIVKTAVMANDIL, encoded by the coding sequence ATGGTCAAAAGGTTTGCTCAAGGGAACACAGCCAACAGTGGTAATATGCTGAGGGTGAGATGGCTGATTCGAACGCTCGCATTGGTATTCTTTGTCAGTTGCCTTCTCATCACCTTCCAGACACTGCTGTCAAAACAAGTCCTATACATCGAGGATAATGTCATTTTTGTTGAAAACTCTATACCGCTGCCGTATCCCCCGATTACGAAGCATATGGACATACCAAAGATCATTCACCAGACATGGATATCGGAGGAAATTCCTAAAGATTATGCAAAATGGATTAAGTCGTGGCAAGAGAATCATCCAGGATGGCAATACTGGTTTTGGACAGATGCGGACTGTTTGCGTTTGATTCGGGAGCGTTACCCGAAATTTCTCGAACTCTATGAAAGTTACGCGCAGAACATCAACCGTGCTGATGTCATCCGGTATTTCATCCTGTATGAATTTGGTGGCGTTTATGCTGATTTGGATATGGAGAGCAGTAAACCCTTGGATGGGTTATTGAAAGATGATGCGTACAGTCAGTGTTTTTTGAGCCAGGAGCCTTTGGAGCATGCGCATTGGCTTTGGAAAGTGAACCATATTGCCTGCAACGCTGTCATGGTGTGTCGAAGACGGCATCCGTTCTTTGCAAAAGTCGTTGAGCAGTTAAAATTCCAAAAGGGAACATCGCTGTTTATGTTCGTGAAGGCAAATCGTGGCGTGATGTATGCAACGGGACCTTTGATGATCACTGATTTGTACAACACATACAACGACTCGTACGCATCAGTAGACGCTTCAAATCGTATCCATTTGGTGCCATCACATTACTTCTACCCAACTATTGATCCAAATGTTATGAGTACCGTAAAAAGTTGGTGTGAGCCTTCAAGTAGTGCGCAACTACCAAAAGTTGAGCAGGCTATATGTGAGCGACATCGAAGGTCTAAATTCTCCAATGAGCCTGTTGTTGGATATTACGGTAACCATCATTGGGTGCATACGTACTATTTAGGAGGCGAGCAGGAGGTATCAAACATTAAGGATATCGTTAAAACTGCTGTTATGGCAAATGACATCCTTTAA